In one Roseinatronobacter monicus genomic region, the following are encoded:
- a CDS encoding thiolase family protein, with product MRDAVIVSTARTPIGKAYRGAFNNLEVPGLASHAIKAALARAGLSGGEVEEAVFGSALTQGSAGINVARHIVQAAGLPDSVAGVTVDRQCASGLNAIAIASHMVRCEGIDVTLAGGVDSISLVQNAHWNSYRYHDPSVRDEYYLGMLDTAELVAERYGVSRADQDTYALQSQMRTAKAQEAGLFADEIVPVDAVRLVTDKATGETREEAVRLERDECNRPGTTLKALSALSAVKGEGMTVTAGNASQLSDGAAALVVMEAAEAQRRGLAPLGALRGIAVAGVAPEEMGIGPVVAIPRLLKRAGLSIDDIDLWEINEAFAAQLLYCRDKLSIPDARLNVNGGAISIGHPYGMSGARMAGHVLMEGRRQGAKWGVISMCVGGGQGAAGLFEVF from the coding sequence ATGCGCGATGCTGTCATTGTTTCAACTGCCCGCACACCGATTGGCAAAGCCTATCGCGGGGCGTTCAATAATCTGGAAGTTCCCGGTTTAGCGTCTCATGCGATAAAGGCGGCGCTGGCGCGTGCCGGATTAAGCGGCGGCGAGGTCGAGGAGGCGGTTTTCGGCTCGGCCTTGACCCAAGGGTCCGCTGGTATCAACGTGGCCCGGCATATCGTTCAGGCTGCGGGCTTGCCTGACAGTGTGGCTGGCGTGACAGTCGACCGCCAGTGTGCATCGGGCCTGAACGCGATTGCCATCGCATCGCATATGGTGCGCTGTGAAGGTATAGACGTAACGCTGGCAGGTGGTGTGGACAGCATTTCGCTGGTGCAGAACGCGCATTGGAACAGCTATCGCTACCATGATCCCTCGGTGCGCGACGAATATTACCTTGGCATGCTCGACACAGCAGAACTCGTCGCCGAACGCTATGGCGTCAGCCGTGCGGATCAGGATACTTACGCACTGCAAAGCCAGATGCGCACGGCCAAGGCGCAGGAAGCCGGGCTGTTCGCGGACGAAATCGTTCCGGTCGATGCGGTCAGGCTGGTGACGGACAAGGCTACTGGAGAGACCCGTGAGGAGGCGGTGCGGCTTGAACGGGACGAATGCAACCGCCCCGGCACAACCCTAAAGGCCCTGTCAGCCCTCAGCGCGGTGAAAGGCGAAGGCATGACCGTTACGGCAGGCAATGCCAGCCAGTTGTCCGACGGCGCCGCAGCCTTGGTCGTCATGGAAGCGGCAGAGGCACAGCGTCGCGGGCTCGCGCCGCTTGGGGCGTTGCGGGGCATTGCCGTGGCCGGGGTCGCGCCTGAGGAAATGGGCATTGGCCCGGTCGTTGCCATCCCGCGCCTCCTGAAGCGCGCGGGCCTGTCCATAGACGACATTGATCTTTGGGAAATCAACGAGGCATTTGCGGCCCAGCTTCTCTATTGCCGCGATAAATTGTCGATCCCTGATGCGCGCCTGAACGTCAATGGCGGCGCCATCTCTATTGGCCACCCTTATGGCATGTCTGGTGCGCGCATGGCCGGGCATGTCCTCATGGAAGGACGTCGCCAGGGA